The genomic interval CGACCCGGCGGTCCGCAAGCTCGAGCCGTGGGGCGTGGTCTGCTGGCAGGGCCGGTGGTATGTGGTCGGGCACGACCGTGACCGGGCCGCCACCCGCTGCTTCCGGCTGTCGCGCATCGTCGGCGCCGTGAAGCCGATCGGCCGCCCGGACGCGTTCACGCCGCCCGACAACGAGGACCTGATCAACCACGTCGCCCGCTGGTCGGGGCCGGTGCCGCACACCGGCCGGGCCACCGTCACCGTGCGGCCGGGGCGGGCCGCCGGGCTGCGCCGCTGGGCCACCGAGGCCGTGGCCGGGCCGGACGGCGACCGGCTGACCATCCCGTACGCCGACGCCGAGCGGCTGGCCGCCACGATCGTCGGCTACGGGCCGGACGTGCGCGCCGACGGCCCGCCCGAGGTCCGCGACGCCGTGATCCAGCTGCTCAAAGAGGTCGTCACCCGGCACGAGGTGGCGGCATGACCGGCCCCCGCCAGTCCGCCGACCGCCTGGGCCGGCTGCTCAACCTGGTGCCGTACCTGCTGGCCCGGCCCGGCATCCTGGTCGCCGAGGCCGCGGCCGACCTCGGGGTCAGCGAGCGCCAGCTGCGCGAGGACCTGGAGCTGCTGTGGGTGTGCGGGCTGCCCGGCTACGGCCCCGGCGACCTCATCGACATGGCGCTCGACGGCGACCGGGTCACGATCAGCCACGACGCCGGCATCGACCGCCCGCTGCGCCTCACCCAGGACGAGGCGCTGGCCCTGGTCGTGGCGTTGCGGATGCTGGCCGAGACGCCGGGCACGGGACACCGCGACGTCATCGAGCGCGCCCTGGCCAAGATCGAGAACGCGGCGGGGGACCTGGCCGACGCGCCCGTGGCCGTCCGCCTGCCCGCCAACGCCAAACGGGTCGACAAGGTACGGGCCGCGGTCGAGAGCGGCCACGCGCTGCGGATGACCTACTACACGGCGGCCCGCGACGAGACCACCGACCGCGTGGTCGACCCGATGCGGGTGCTGATGGTGGGCGGCAAGGCGTACCTGGAGGCCTGGTGCCGGCGCGCCGAGGCCACCCGGCTGTTCCGGATCGACCGGATCGACGACTTCACCGAGCTCGCCGAGCCGTCCCGGCCACCGGCCGGCGCCGAGCCGCACGACCTCACCGGCGGCGTCTTCCACCCCACCCCCGACCTGCCGCTGGTGACGCTGCGGGTGGGCCGGCGCAGCCGCTGGATCACCGAGTACTACCCGGTCGAGGAGGTGCACCGCTCCGGCGGCGACGAGTGGATCGTGACCATGCGGGTCACCGACCTGGGCTGGGCGCAGCGCCTGCTGCTCGGCCTCGGGCCCGACGTCACCGTGCTGGGCCCGCCGGAGCTGCTCACCCGCATCCGCGAACAGGCCACGGCCGCG from Paractinoplanes brasiliensis carries:
- a CDS encoding helix-turn-helix transcriptional regulator; the encoded protein is MTGPRQSADRLGRLLNLVPYLLARPGILVAEAAADLGVSERQLREDLELLWVCGLPGYGPGDLIDMALDGDRVTISHDAGIDRPLRLTQDEALALVVALRMLAETPGTGHRDVIERALAKIENAAGDLADAPVAVRLPANAKRVDKVRAAVESGHALRMTYYTAARDETTDRVVDPMRVLMVGGKAYLEAWCRRAEATRLFRIDRIDDFTELAEPSRPPAGAEPHDLTGGVFHPTPDLPLVTLRVGRRSRWITEYYPVEEVHRSGGDEWIVTMRVTDLGWAQRLLLGLGPDVTVLGPPELLTRIREQATAALDQYSTPGR